The following are encoded in a window of Sporichthyaceae bacterium genomic DNA:
- a CDS encoding molybdopterin biosynthesis protein → MRNSPFISDVPAEQAIAAWREACAAAGCPPRVAAVRVPVADAVGRVTADAVWATRSSPAFDSAAMDGIAVRAADTAGAAETTPVLLGDEDFRVVDTGDPLPAGYDAVVMREHVHHTPDGRAELRAAVPPYQHVRSIGEDISANELLLPEGHRLRPVDVAAAAAAGATELTVRRQPIVVIVPTGDEICPIGREPAPGEILDTNSLMLAAQAREIGCEARVTEIVRDDPTLIVAALRAAAAEADLVVLIAGSSAGRDDYTARVVAEAGALAVHGVAVKPGHPVVLGTVDGSTATPVLGAPGYPVSAALTFDIFAAPLIASLEGAAPRERASTTARLARKLASAIGSDDWVRVRLGRVGGDIIATPLPRGAGVLTSLVRADGLLVVPAGLEGHHAGEQVRVHLLRGLGEIGRTVVAIGSHDLVLDVAASALRAADPLVTLASSNVGSLGGLVALRDGLCHLAGSHLLDPATGEYTLPYLDRLFGDAAGEVAVIRLVHRDQGLIVAPGNPLGLKGIGDLVQPGLRYVNRQRGAGTRVLLDQELAKLDLTSDQIVGYAREEHTHLGVAAAVAAGRADAGLGILAAARAFKLDFVPVDREPYDLVLRGDAVDTPLLEPLWTLLADPAFRDRVESLGGYSCAETGRRIR, encoded by the coding sequence ATGAGGAACAGCCCCTTCATCTCCGACGTCCCCGCCGAACAGGCCATTGCCGCGTGGCGGGAGGCCTGCGCCGCGGCCGGGTGCCCGCCCCGGGTGGCCGCCGTCCGGGTGCCGGTCGCCGACGCGGTCGGCCGGGTTACCGCCGACGCCGTGTGGGCCACCCGGTCCTCTCCGGCCTTCGACTCGGCCGCCATGGACGGGATCGCGGTGCGGGCCGCGGACACGGCCGGTGCCGCCGAGACCACGCCGGTGCTGCTGGGCGACGAGGACTTCCGGGTTGTGGACACCGGCGACCCGCTGCCTGCCGGGTACGACGCGGTGGTGATGCGCGAGCACGTGCACCACACGCCGGACGGGCGCGCCGAGCTGCGGGCCGCGGTGCCGCCGTACCAACACGTCCGCTCGATCGGTGAGGACATCAGCGCCAACGAGTTGCTGCTGCCCGAGGGGCACCGGCTGCGCCCGGTGGATGTCGCGGCCGCGGCGGCCGCGGGCGCAACGGAACTGACGGTGCGTCGGCAGCCGATCGTGGTGATCGTGCCGACCGGCGACGAGATCTGTCCGATCGGCCGCGAGCCCGCGCCGGGCGAGATCCTGGACACCAACTCCCTGATGCTCGCCGCGCAGGCGCGGGAGATCGGCTGCGAGGCCCGGGTCACCGAGATAGTGCGCGACGATCCGACACTGATCGTGGCCGCCCTGCGCGCGGCCGCGGCGGAGGCGGACCTGGTCGTGCTGATCGCCGGCTCCAGCGCCGGCCGTGACGACTACACCGCGCGGGTGGTCGCCGAGGCCGGAGCGCTGGCAGTGCACGGTGTGGCGGTCAAGCCCGGACATCCCGTGGTGCTCGGCACGGTCGACGGCTCGACGGCAACACCGGTACTGGGCGCGCCGGGCTATCCGGTGTCCGCCGCGCTCACCTTCGACATCTTCGCCGCGCCCCTGATCGCATCACTGGAGGGCGCGGCACCCCGCGAGCGTGCCTCCACCACCGCGCGGCTGGCCCGCAAGTTGGCCTCCGCGATCGGCAGCGACGACTGGGTGCGGGTTCGCCTCGGTCGCGTCGGCGGCGACATCATCGCCACGCCGCTGCCCCGTGGTGCGGGCGTGCTCACCTCGCTGGTGCGCGCGGATGGCCTGCTGGTGGTGCCGGCCGGGCTCGAGGGTCACCACGCCGGCGAGCAGGTGCGGGTACACCTGTTGCGCGGCCTCGGCGAGATCGGCCGGACGGTCGTGGCGATCGGGTCGCACGATCTGGTGCTCGACGTCGCCGCTTCGGCGTTGCGCGCCGCTGACCCGTTGGTCACACTCGCCTCGTCCAACGTCGGGTCGCTGGGCGGCCTGGTAGCCCTGCGCGACGGCCTGTGCCACCTGGCCGGTTCACACCTGCTCGACCCGGCGACCGGGGAGTACACGCTGCCCTACCTGGACCGACTGTTCGGTGACGCCGCCGGGGAGGTGGCGGTGATCCGACTGGTGCACCGCGACCAGGGACTCATCGTCGCGCCGGGCAATCCGCTGGGGTTGAAGGGCATTGGCGATCTGGTCCAGCCGGGGCTGCGGTACGTCAACCGACAGCGCGGCGCGGGTACCCGGGTGCTGCTGGATCAGGAACTCGCGAAGCTGGATCTGACGTCTGATCAGATCGTGGGGTACGCCCGCGAGGAGCACACCCACCTCGGGGTGGCGGCGGCGGTGGCCGCCGGACGGGCCGACGCGGGGCTGGGGATCCTCGCCGCGGCGCGGGCGTTCAAAC
- the glp gene encoding gephyrin-like molybdotransferase Glp has protein sequence MTGREFFTARTVAEALAGFRPTRRTPVEDVPLDRLLHRVPAADLRASAPLPGFARSTVDGFAVRAADTHGASESLPSYLDLAGAVRMGTAPTVAVPSGGCVAIPTGAVLPAGADAVVMVEHTAETMPGTIEVTRPVAVGANVVRADEDVATGGVLAPAGRPLRAPDLGMLAAAGVVQAAVHALPRVAILSTGDEVVPPHTVELTPGQVRDATASALAGLVRDAGGEPIAGGIVPDDGAALRDTLKAALADADLVVVSAGSSVGIRDETAGAVAELGDIWCHGLAIKPGKPTLLGECSGVPLIGLPGNPLSALVVFRLVGVPLVWRLASCEVPPPEPSSRARLSRDLPSAAGRLDVVQVSLHDGLAEPIFGPSALLSVLTRADGYLVIPEPATGLDGGTEVEVVRYR, from the coding sequence ATGACCGGACGGGAGTTCTTCACCGCACGCACCGTCGCCGAGGCCCTCGCGGGCTTCCGGCCGACCCGACGCACCCCGGTCGAGGACGTCCCCCTCGATCGCTTGCTGCATCGGGTGCCCGCGGCAGATCTGCGCGCGTCGGCCCCGCTGCCCGGCTTCGCGCGGTCCACGGTGGACGGCTTCGCGGTGCGCGCCGCTGACACCCACGGCGCGTCGGAGTCCCTGCCGTCCTATCTGGACCTGGCCGGTGCGGTCCGCATGGGCACGGCGCCCACCGTTGCCGTACCGTCCGGCGGCTGCGTCGCGATCCCGACCGGCGCGGTACTGCCCGCGGGCGCGGACGCGGTGGTGATGGTCGAGCACACCGCGGAGACCATGCCGGGCACCATCGAGGTCACCCGGCCGGTCGCGGTGGGCGCGAACGTCGTCCGGGCCGACGAGGACGTTGCGACCGGAGGGGTGCTCGCTCCCGCGGGGCGTCCGCTGCGCGCCCCGGACCTCGGCATGCTGGCCGCCGCCGGCGTGGTGCAGGCCGCCGTGCACGCGCTGCCCCGGGTGGCGATCCTGTCCACCGGTGATGAGGTCGTCCCGCCGCACACCGTCGAGCTGACGCCGGGTCAGGTGCGGGATGCGACCGCGAGCGCACTGGCCGGGCTGGTGCGTGACGCGGGCGGTGAGCCGATCGCGGGCGGCATCGTGCCCGATGACGGCGCGGCGTTGCGGGACACCCTGAAGGCAGCACTGGCCGACGCCGACCTGGTCGTGGTCTCCGCGGGGTCCTCGGTCGGTATCCGGGACGAGACCGCCGGCGCGGTCGCCGAACTCGGCGATATCTGGTGCCACGGACTGGCCATCAAGCCGGGCAAGCCGACCCTGCTCGGCGAGTGCTCGGGCGTGCCGCTGATCGGGCTGCCCGGCAATCCGCTGTCCGCGCTGGTGGTGTTCCGGCTGGTCGGCGTGCCGCTGGTGTGGCGGTTGGCGAGCTGCGAGGTGCCACCGCCGGAGCCGAGCAGCCGGGCCCGTCTCTCCCGCGACCTGCCCTCGGCCGCCGGTCGGCTCGACGTGGTCCAGGTGAGCCTGCACGACGGCCTGGCCGAGCCGATCTTCGGGCCTTCCGCGCTGCTCTCGGTGCTGACCCGTGCCGACGGTTACCTGGTGATCCCGGAGCCGGCCACCGGGCTGGACGGCGGCACCGAGGTGGAGGTTGTGCGCTACCGATGA
- a CDS encoding NAD(P)H-dependent oxidoreductase subunit E, producing MKAAERVPGVEARAGKFPGPSLIPALNAIQARLGWLPREELEKLALDTHRPRYEIEGLVSFYPHFRTSPPPKVALHVCHDLSCFLQNGETRIAELKERHGAAEDLEIVEVSCLGRCDTAPACAVNEHPAFIDAADELVAAARDGGVGHAAAKTRSDPWPNDPYPAGSGIPERYATLRALLSGRLDPADLVTTLKDSGLRGMGGAGFPTGQKWELVRGAAGTKYVICNADESEPGTFKDRQILATQPHLVLEGLLCGMAVIGAEEGWVFIRHEYGPEEHLLREELDALRAAGVVGPDSCGSGRRLNVEVFVSPGGYILGEETALIECMEGHRGEPRNKPPFPGNYGLHGRPTLMNSVETFADVPIIAQRGAQWWRDQGLGDSIGWKFFAVSGHVERPDVYCVPMGTTVRDLISLAGGVSGGRAVAAVQPGGASSNFIGPDALDLALDFGTAAAAGTMLGSGAMVVVAEGNDLLAAATNVLRFFRDESCGKCVPCRVGSTKAHEILRTVLDDAVPLDGPRRARILELEEVMRKTSICGLGQVALGPVVSVLGLDKGGAAARPQPKPEGSAGQPGR from the coding sequence CCACCGTCCGCGCTACGAGATCGAGGGGCTGGTCTCGTTCTACCCGCACTTCCGCACCTCCCCGCCGCCGAAGGTCGCCCTGCACGTCTGCCACGACCTGTCCTGCTTCCTGCAGAACGGCGAGACCCGGATCGCCGAACTGAAGGAGCGTCACGGGGCCGCCGAGGACCTGGAAATCGTCGAGGTTTCCTGCCTGGGCCGCTGCGACACCGCACCGGCCTGCGCGGTCAACGAACATCCGGCCTTCATCGACGCAGCCGACGAATTGGTCGCCGCCGCCCGGGACGGCGGGGTTGGGCACGCCGCGGCGAAGACCCGCTCCGATCCCTGGCCCAACGACCCCTACCCCGCCGGCTCCGGCATCCCCGAGCGGTACGCGACGCTGCGCGCGCTGCTGTCCGGCCGACTCGACCCGGCCGATCTGGTCACCACCCTGAAGGACTCGGGCCTGCGCGGCATGGGCGGCGCGGGCTTCCCGACCGGGCAGAAGTGGGAGCTGGTGCGCGGCGCGGCGGGCACCAAGTACGTCATCTGCAACGCCGACGAGTCCGAGCCGGGCACTTTCAAGGACCGTCAGATCCTCGCCACGCAACCACATCTGGTCCTCGAGGGCCTACTCTGCGGGATGGCGGTGATCGGCGCCGAGGAGGGCTGGGTCTTCATCCGCCACGAGTACGGCCCCGAGGAGCACCTGCTGCGCGAGGAGCTCGACGCGCTGCGCGCGGCCGGCGTGGTCGGGCCCGATTCCTGCGGCAGCGGACGGCGGCTGAACGTGGAGGTCTTCGTCTCCCCCGGCGGTTACATCCTCGGCGAGGAGACCGCGCTCATCGAGTGCATGGAGGGCCACCGCGGCGAGCCGCGCAACAAGCCGCCGTTCCCCGGCAACTACGGCCTGCACGGGCGCCCGACGTTGATGAACTCGGTGGAGACCTTCGCCGACGTGCCGATCATCGCCCAACGAGGCGCGCAGTGGTGGCGCGACCAGGGCTTGGGTGATTCGATCGGCTGGAAGTTTTTCGCGGTCTCCGGACACGTCGAGCGCCCCGACGTGTACTGCGTGCCGATGGGCACCACGGTGCGTGACCTGATCTCCCTCGCGGGTGGGGTGAGCGGCGGCCGGGCGGTCGCCGCCGTGCAACCGGGCGGGGCCTCGTCGAACTTCATCGGCCCGGACGCACTCGACCTGGCGCTGGACTTCGGCACCGCGGCCGCCGCCGGCACCATGCTCGGCTCCGGTGCGATGGTCGTCGTCGCGGAGGGCAACGACTTGCTCGCCGCGGCCACCAACGTGCTGCGCTTCTTCCGCGACGAGTCCTGCGGCAAGTGCGTGCCGTGCCGGGTCGGATCCACCAAGGCACACGAGATTCTGCGTACGGTGCTCGACGACGCCGTACCGCTGGACGGGCCACGCCGGGCCCGGATTCTGGAACTCGAGGAAGTCATGCGCAAGACCTCGATCTGCGGTCTCGGCCAGGTCGCGCTCGGCCCGGTGGTCAGCGTGCTCGGCCTGGACAAGGGCGGGGCGGCCGCCCGGCCCCAGCCCAAGCCGGAGGGTTCGGCGGGTCAGCCCGGCCGATGA